One Novipirellula galeiformis DNA window includes the following coding sequences:
- a CDS encoding flavohemoglobin expression-modulating QEGLA motif protein has product MNTPNGQTASESPSAETKFAKIAAAACARLAKNERVRRTLPGEGRLKFDRQLPFLCVYRSPIDRDDKGTRELVTTEAAYLFASAAPQYHPGLSKLFAAIYTAMQEHFGTFLLIEVWSMDERESDLNSRPAFEIVTPELDSLPSTLEVLQRALSEITVYGHPSLVSSRYAASVAPFGTAPIVPTDLENASAGCCTIGLAVNPIYRDRKSGSVYPMVLQILRRQLATAFRKAIAEFTGTKNKTRKLHYETFGPSSLVKTCRLIDQQLCEVSESFDFLLQVTPTNTDELWEQFQASGYRELAPLRYRPLPYHPNRLKRQLFEIEIERVEDATLAYLFSEKQDEIDRQLTALRDLSMPALTTAHVQPSNFLTTSLQLYGRPEDSLVELADTILHTIATLPARSEKITSAAEQTEIGEEADCISATELVAQARDEIDYYHTKMNEFSATVEVSDSIAAGIMVSQDRLLIDRNLRISPQRVEALLHHEIGTHLLTYFNGRCQPFRQLYAGLAGYEELQEGLAVLAEYLCGGLTHGRLRTLAARVLAVDSMAQGNSFAATFDLLHHTHRFPPPRAFKTALRVYRGGGFSKDLIYLRGLRDLLDYLDSGHEIDPLYVGKIGLQHVPYIQEMRRREIITPPRILPRFWNDTRIRNRLKSCRGKSVLNLLEIDE; this is encoded by the coding sequence GTGAACACTCCCAACGGGCAAACCGCCAGCGAGAGCCCATCGGCGGAAACTAAATTTGCGAAGATCGCCGCTGCGGCATGCGCTCGGTTGGCAAAGAACGAACGCGTTCGCCGAACGTTGCCAGGCGAGGGTCGGTTGAAGTTCGATCGCCAGCTTCCGTTTCTGTGCGTTTATCGCTCGCCCATCGACCGCGATGACAAGGGTACACGCGAGTTGGTGACCACCGAAGCCGCTTACCTATTTGCGTCGGCCGCGCCCCAATACCATCCGGGTTTGTCAAAGTTGTTTGCCGCGATCTATACCGCGATGCAAGAACACTTTGGTACGTTCCTGTTGATCGAGGTGTGGTCGATGGACGAGCGTGAAAGCGACCTGAACTCGCGCCCGGCGTTTGAAATCGTCACCCCGGAGCTCGACTCGTTGCCCTCAACACTCGAGGTACTGCAGCGTGCCTTGTCCGAGATCACCGTCTACGGTCATCCGTCTCTCGTCAGCTCACGGTACGCAGCGAGCGTTGCACCGTTTGGGACCGCCCCCATTGTCCCGACCGACTTGGAAAATGCGTCTGCGGGGTGCTGCACGATCGGATTGGCGGTCAACCCGATCTATCGCGACCGCAAATCGGGATCGGTTTACCCGATGGTTTTACAGATCTTGCGGCGGCAATTGGCTACTGCGTTTCGAAAAGCGATCGCCGAATTCACGGGTACCAAAAACAAAACCCGAAAGCTCCATTACGAAACCTTCGGCCCCTCTTCGTTGGTAAAAACATGCCGCTTGATCGACCAACAACTCTGTGAGGTTTCAGAGTCATTTGACTTTCTATTGCAAGTCACTCCCACGAACACCGATGAGCTGTGGGAACAGTTCCAAGCGAGCGGCTATCGCGAGTTGGCGCCGCTTCGATACCGCCCGCTACCCTATCACCCCAATCGACTCAAACGCCAATTATTTGAGATCGAGATTGAACGAGTCGAAGATGCCACATTGGCTTATCTCTTTTCGGAGAAACAAGACGAGATCGATCGACAATTAACAGCGTTGCGTGACCTGAGCATGCCAGCGCTCACCACAGCTCATGTTCAACCATCGAATTTCTTGACGACCAGTTTGCAATTGTATGGTCGCCCGGAAGACTCGCTCGTCGAACTGGCCGACACCATCCTCCACACGATCGCCACTCTCCCAGCGCGTTCCGAGAAGATCACATCAGCAGCCGAACAAACAGAAATTGGAGAAGAAGCCGACTGCATCTCGGCGACCGAACTTGTCGCTCAAGCTCGCGACGAAATCGACTATTACCACACCAAGATGAATGAGTTCAGTGCCACGGTCGAAGTATCCGACTCGATCGCCGCCGGGATCATGGTGTCTCAGGATCGCTTGCTGATCGATCGCAATCTCCGCATCTCGCCCCAGCGGGTCGAAGCGTTACTGCATCATGAAATCGGCACTCATTTGCTAACGTATTTCAACGGTCGCTGCCAACCGTTCCGACAACTCTACGCAGGCCTAGCTGGCTACGAGGAATTGCAGGAAGGTTTGGCGGTATTGGCGGAATACCTTTGTGGCGGTTTGACGCACGGTCGCCTCCGCACCCTCGCCGCTCGCGTGCTCGCCGTCGATTCGATGGCCCAAGGAAATTCGTTTGCGGCCACCTTTGATTTACTGCACCACACACACCGATTCCCTCCACCACGGGCATTCAAGACCGCGCTACGTGTTTACCGTGGCGGGGGTTTTAGCAAAGACCTGATCTACTTGCGTGGGCTGCGAGATCTACTGGACTATTTGGATTCGGGACACGAGATCGACCCTTTGTATGTCGGCAAAATCGGATTGCAACATGTGCCCTACATTCAAGAGATGCGGCGGCGAGAAATCATCACACCGCCTCGTATCCTGCCTCGTTTTTGGAACGACACACGGATTCGTAACCGCCTCAAATCCTGTCGCGGAAAATCGGTCCTTAACCTGTTGGAAATCGACGAATGA
- a CDS encoding MerR family transcriptional regulator, protein MGVKSMVGKLDGMLRVGEAAEYLSVTTETLRNWDKSGRLVPTRHPVTGYRYYRQADLEAFLKAIVAKREPQ, encoded by the coding sequence ATGGGTGTCAAATCAATGGTGGGCAAGCTCGACGGCATGCTTCGCGTAGGCGAAGCGGCCGAGTACTTGAGCGTGACGACCGAAACGCTACGGAATTGGGATAAATCGGGCCGACTTGTTCCGACACGGCATCCGGTGACCGGGTATCGCTATTATCGGCAAGCGGACCTCGAGGCGTTTCTAAAAGCCATCGTCGCCAAACGCGAGCCGCAATGA
- a CDS encoding glutathione synthetase, whose translation MNIGFVVNDLMTEQAVYTTTRLAMTAVNMGHKVYTLGVGDFVYAPDGAIHACACSVNGDGYESQEDFLNELKDKQSNGLKVSLDDLDVLLLRNDPSEDAAERSWAQTSGILFAQLAAARGVIVLNDPENLANAINKTYFQHFPEQVRPKTCISRDTKEIKAFIESQKGKVVIKPLQGSGGQSVFLIEEDEKANMNQMIDAVLRDGYCIVQEYLPAAAEGDVRLFVMNGRPLFYQDHYAAFRRVNKSGDARSNMHSGGQCEAAEVTDKMLELVEIVRPKLVRDGMFLVGLDIVDDKLMEINVFSPGGLGSSQQLTGVDFTVAIIRDLQRKVRYKQYYGTRMRNVDLATL comes from the coding sequence ATGAATATTGGATTTGTGGTCAATGATCTGATGACAGAACAAGCCGTTTACACCACCACTCGGTTAGCAATGACCGCCGTGAATATGGGGCACAAAGTCTACACCCTAGGGGTGGGAGATTTCGTCTATGCGCCGGACGGAGCGATTCATGCGTGCGCATGTTCGGTCAACGGCGATGGCTATGAATCGCAGGAAGATTTTTTGAATGAACTGAAGGACAAACAATCCAACGGTTTAAAGGTGTCGCTTGATGACTTGGACGTACTGCTGCTGCGGAACGACCCGTCGGAGGACGCCGCAGAACGCTCATGGGCTCAGACCAGCGGCATTCTGTTCGCCCAACTCGCCGCAGCCCGTGGCGTGATCGTGTTGAACGATCCGGAGAACTTAGCCAACGCCATCAACAAAACCTACTTCCAACACTTTCCGGAGCAAGTGCGACCTAAAACATGCATTAGCCGTGACACCAAGGAGATCAAGGCGTTTATCGAATCCCAAAAAGGGAAAGTCGTGATCAAACCGCTCCAAGGCTCTGGTGGCCAGAGCGTGTTTCTGATCGAAGAGGATGAAAAGGCAAACATGAACCAAATGATCGACGCGGTTTTGCGCGACGGTTATTGCATCGTCCAAGAATATTTGCCTGCGGCGGCCGAAGGCGATGTGCGATTGTTCGTGATGAATGGCCGACCGCTGTTCTATCAAGACCACTACGCAGCCTTTCGTCGCGTGAACAAGAGCGGCGACGCACGCAGCAACATGCATTCGGGTGGCCAGTGCGAAGCGGCCGAAGTGACCGACAAGATGCTCGAATTAGTCGAAATCGTACGCCCGAAACTCGTCCGAGATGGCATGTTTTTGGTTGGTTTGGATATCGTCGACGACAAACTGATGGAAATCAATGTGTTCAGCCCCGGCGGACTCGGCAGCAGCCAGCAACTCACCGGAGTCGACTTTACCGTCGCCATCATCCGTGATCTCCAACGCAAAGTCCGCTACAAGCAATATTACGGCACACGCATGCGCAACGTCGATCTCGCCACGCTCTAA